A section of the Chryseobacterium ginsenosidimutans genome encodes:
- a CDS encoding SpvB/TcaC N-terminal domain-containing protein: MKINRKRFPLTGKSCLLMLFFACMFVFASFTREDRQKVREFKKDLMSKLVDKKDIDLLSEVSDEEPSKKSLSTNAEKKLSQDILSKNNPFQKEVGDSGLSGINNEISTNVISYPSREKEGTIGTFSDKEEDRISDNFFTVDVPVVNKENTVAYLEYDLFGLASHQSVPRSINHNVAIGGDIVVPSAQWSHQREALSSNLIKNGLNTILFTSPSDGVKYKVKNLKIVFDKDQKSYDNIVVSSVLSGDKLYVKGNNISGAGATINNENVSVKNGEFEKLIQLSESDKAKGNFSITSNGITNNYKIPTEINSFKTSNNTYFNAKGISVSKDQEFSVDYEGINIKVEKETSEAAYLEVLKLRSKDFPPTSQGLKNVTVNNSAYRLSVISGKLNKKIKVTLPYDEKRLGLIPAKEIKIFHFDYAKRQWAMDKSAVVDTKTKTVTVEGDGNTDYINGVISTPESPQLNAFAPTSISGLKAGDPMAAIQMMSPPTANQKGDANMNYPINVPSGLGGLEPSLSIGYSSGGSNGWMGEGWDVQGVSGITIDTRWGAPQFDGSTETELYSMDGEMLVYPNNYLPHRHNDVSETSSVITTDKQPRASYATAGTNGVKQFYLRKNHDFSIIERIGDNPTNYSWKVTSTDGTKSYYGGTTESTIKNSSNQIVHWALRRIEDVHGNSMNFTYQNTTVNFGTNNNNSNLNGGVYFHIKQISYGKNGDYTVNFNTETGLSRTDLSINGKQGVKRVEPYLLKNVTVNYQGSLIRTYKMEYETGQFSKTRLKRLYLDGGDSPQKYALLGDYDFEYYDDVADGSIYGPSTTIQVNNAKNVFGGLVQGLLTPSRISGNSATETGFNFRAAAGLNLYYPSNDAYGHIMFGLPFGFSNTEAKTMQQLIDFNGDGIQDMIYKDSGGLYFSQGSLANGALSFGSPQPLLNFNSNFSLTKSKSSSSGWDMGLFIKSRSMITSKSTSTTSTYLTDGNSDGVMDIVHNGEVWFNAGQNTPEMTKHSEYTENMILKAKAIAVPYNPKTDPPLQEPITPTVDVVKVWIAPKDGYIRFTDQINLGLFSYITPFKVLYSVEILNPIVTGVTKHGRIYMTELDQNNGPSSASINIERYNDYYSQIQGMLPTNIDHFGINNGNRLYVKSGEKVYIRLHKNKDFNAEVTSNPKVTYVDANGNELSNTFELAQDQFYLNNGSYSDNFFLNNEMAPVYLDTPGTAEISVGSVIFPYSTSDFKFKIYKDNINANTTQEIYSQSFPQSDVSFGTGSILQTVTVNSGEPVYLRFVVESDSHVASITSNWQGKINVQYTANTPTAANPAATTFVEFNTVPQYPSYAITQFSEKFNVKNYTSITGTHDFKAQIKKNITNFSTLGVGSFYYIIKRGNTAIAKRKVIVDNTNNSIEEQDMILNQPISGVSPVTFYTGSISGTLLKPWLITIQVYCNTGADYALFKSYSNYFSGKPFNIYYDNNILITDTSHTSINSAMYSSKTKLFNNWGQFLFNQDQAYPVITGTTDGYGTLINPEALSENPTTQPLYSSCSQQYPNPNQQQLLAECIANSMANPSNGNSTAVVISPMKPYLLRQRNRFLPRWIGTAPEQFTSAISFKDDDTQPVYFTNPNPDPAPAVIQSMGSTQLSIDTTMKAIDRKTRSTSRNTTDGVAISQINTNAANSITELQYPGSVVTQDFMDMNGDGYPDMVYAESRQLTSSTGGLRDGETNPVFGYPTDSYSLQEMNSVGFSYNAYSVGGRTDAFGTSSSSAKPDMSLSWSAGVSVSAGVNKYFNSTDYAKEYYLDINGDGLPDRVRNGGTSGVTYSLNLGKNFTGNDKFENLVSYRSHPIGGVNVSIGGGLSASLQSLSSFGFGITASVGASSSKGSSDVLYEDINGDGMTDILEVNHGNKTTAVRYNLGNKFDIARPLLRSASAIDFTEENQSYNGSLSFGGNLMINFGPITIVPILPILILYIKAGAGANANFGINVSEVKKIFKDMNGDGYADLVMDNGGNAFTVNYSRIGRTNKLKQVTSRITQSKYTVDYQFTQPTYQDPHAKLVVKEVKVLNPDVFDTNYTNSNASKDMVTRYTFENSKYDRRERDSFGFETVTLEEMLDANNAYRKTVDTYYNSSYFFNGLLKSSQIFDTGGLISEVNNTYKLYKFVNNASEIDVNNAILNPSIYDTGGKEGRRMAIVLLSKKSKIAYETGGSIQTSEEMFYNSKGHLKKYQYTSPTKIYNSEIDYWDGLNNNIVNVPKEIRVYEGTGNSNLLRQRKNLNINPNNGDIGAYAAFDGSNDIETDYTYDSYGNIATVEYPPNEAGQRYTLYYQYDNATSKYVTIVTDNFGLTSTSEYYPKYDAVKKSVDMTGNTMEYGYDGCGRMTSVTSPNDYGSNHATINYSYYYENFGIPNTNIAVKIFKATTSHYVAETPANPIRIDTYADMLGRVIQVKKDVEINGVERRSVSGRPIFDKFGRTIRQYQPYDEPIGTNSGNINVSFPTIVYSTASVYDASDRVIQAIDEDNQTKFTKYAINGSLFKTTVEFDVMKSETYTNAEEKIMYKLDYLGNVPLKTSYEYNSVGELVTVTDPEGISTSYEYDLAGKRVGMSHPDKGKTTYEYDAAGSLVRFSTPNLSNDPNISTHYIHYLYDHNRLTDIELPSLPDGSVNPNNVHYGYLNGGYGNNSGRMYTKSDGTGYTVYTYGRMGEVVSENRTVFGYNIPTMNFQTFFNYDSWNRIKQITYPDNENVYYRYDLGGNLKSVSNDQQDYIKEITYDLYGQKTKVTYGNGVVNRFNYVPTKRRLSTATLANSSGIGFLANSYRYDYRGNIAKLENHSDVSPNGMGGQYVFEYKYDTLNRLIGTEGSSRLVDKAGNPITPGTSPFSQSNSGFKLHMEYNDAGGILEKNQEHSVDQVVNQRNTYHNKYEYIDGTHKIHKIGDSYFGNSQDFKYDENGNTTMHKDEYRVHEMSWDEQDRLKALSDADNGLYQYYMYDDKGERTIKYSLIGGSQLYQNGALVDPGSISIDHYKLYPNPYVVVTSDGQYTKNYFEGTTRFASRIEPHNDIFIPTTIKAPNKDTKEINPETDFRTYLQKMEIDGAVSSELGTEKAPPGMGGQPGLYYLHGDHLGTASFVTDDNSETTQFFLNLPFGETMLEQQSGVYDNPYKFNAKELDSETGLYYYGARYYNPRVSTWYGVDPLAVYNPVMETQFYGDGQHNGGVYNLGNLNPYIYTYQNPIKYIDPNGKQNLSVWLDDAIDWVHDEIKPVRRFYRWSNNKDNISDKQEKIILEASPLGGLVKFRDFVDKLYPYVKPQAGINKPCGCFTSGTQVLTENGYKNIEDIREGDLVWAYDDQNADLKLKKVINTITLDFSQIYKLYIGTEVIEATHEHPFFVGGKWLKVDELKVGDNVTLYDGTIKRIDKIEFISHGNFKVHNFEVEDYHSYFVGENKILVHNGNPCAYEPINLPKGRDGQQIKGAAQINKAIKDLAAGRYVEPRLDDDTSLHKQYDVSRTRNPSATQILFDGALEYKVDVPGVGDNYRLLYKASINQATGKWEEHVGYTYDHYRTIHEVKKK, translated from the coding sequence ATGAAAATAAACAGGAAACGATTTCCTCTCACAGGGAAATCATGTCTGCTGATGCTGTTTTTTGCCTGTATGTTTGTGTTTGCAAGCTTTACAAGGGAAGACAGGCAGAAGGTGCGGGAATTTAAGAAGGATTTAATGAGTAAACTGGTGGATAAAAAAGACATCGACTTACTCAGCGAAGTTTCAGATGAAGAACCTTCGAAAAAATCTTTATCCACAAATGCAGAGAAGAAACTATCTCAGGACATTTTATCAAAAAATAATCCTTTCCAGAAAGAAGTTGGAGATTCGGGATTATCAGGAATTAATAATGAAATTTCGACCAACGTTATTTCTTATCCATCAAGAGAAAAAGAAGGGACAATTGGTACTTTTTCAGATAAAGAAGAAGACAGGATTTCAGACAACTTTTTTACGGTTGATGTTCCTGTTGTGAATAAAGAAAATACAGTTGCCTATCTGGAATATGATCTTTTTGGATTGGCTTCTCATCAGTCCGTTCCAAGATCGATCAATCATAATGTGGCGATCGGTGGAGATATTGTTGTTCCGAGTGCTCAATGGAGTCATCAGAGGGAAGCTTTAAGCTCAAACCTTATTAAAAACGGATTGAATACAATTTTATTTACTTCGCCGTCGGATGGAGTAAAATATAAGGTTAAAAATCTAAAAATTGTTTTTGATAAAGATCAGAAATCTTACGACAATATTGTAGTAAGTTCGGTTCTTTCCGGAGATAAATTATATGTAAAAGGAAACAATATTAGTGGAGCAGGAGCTACTATTAATAATGAAAATGTTTCTGTTAAAAACGGAGAATTTGAAAAATTAATTCAATTATCAGAAAGTGATAAAGCAAAAGGTAATTTTTCAATTACATCAAACGGTATTACGAATAATTATAAAATTCCGACTGAGATAAATTCTTTTAAAACATCAAATAATACGTATTTTAATGCGAAAGGTATTTCTGTTTCAAAAGATCAGGAATTCAGTGTAGACTATGAAGGAATCAACATTAAAGTTGAAAAAGAAACTTCAGAAGCTGCCTATCTTGAAGTATTAAAATTAAGATCAAAGGATTTTCCTCCAACTTCGCAAGGATTAAAGAATGTTACTGTAAATAATTCTGCTTACAGATTATCGGTAATTTCAGGCAAATTAAATAAAAAAATAAAAGTTACGCTTCCTTACGACGAAAAACGTCTGGGATTGATTCCTGCGAAAGAAATTAAGATCTTTCACTTTGATTATGCTAAAAGACAATGGGCGATGGACAAGTCGGCTGTTGTGGATACCAAAACAAAAACGGTAACAGTAGAGGGCGATGGAAATACGGATTACATCAATGGTGTGATCTCCACTCCGGAGTCTCCGCAGTTGAATGCTTTTGCACCAACAAGTATCAGTGGACTGAAAGCAGGAGATCCGATGGCTGCAATCCAAATGATGAGCCCACCAACAGCTAATCAGAAAGGGGATGCAAATATGAATTATCCGATCAATGTACCTTCGGGACTTGGGGGTTTAGAGCCCTCTTTATCTATCGGTTACAGTAGTGGCGGGAGCAACGGATGGATGGGAGAAGGCTGGGATGTACAGGGAGTTTCCGGCATTACCATTGATACAAGATGGGGAGCGCCTCAGTTTGATGGTTCTACTGAAACAGAATTGTATTCTATGGATGGCGAAATGTTGGTTTACCCTAATAATTATCTTCCTCACAGGCATAATGATGTAAGTGAAACGAGTTCTGTGATTACCACAGATAAGCAGCCAAGAGCTTCGTATGCCACAGCGGGAACAAATGGTGTAAAGCAGTTTTACTTAAGAAAAAATCATGATTTTTCCATTATAGAAAGAATTGGAGATAATCCAACGAATTACTCTTGGAAAGTTACGTCTACAGATGGTACGAAAAGCTATTATGGCGGCACAACTGAATCTACCATAAAGAATTCAAGTAATCAAATTGTACACTGGGCTTTAAGAAGGATTGAGGATGTTCATGGGAATTCTATGAATTTTACTTATCAGAATACAACTGTAAATTTTGGCACCAATAATAACAACAGTAATTTGAATGGAGGAGTTTATTTCCATATTAAACAAATTTCTTATGGTAAGAACGGTGATTATACAGTTAATTTTAATACAGAAACCGGGCTTAGCAGAACAGACCTTAGTATCAATGGAAAACAGGGAGTAAAAAGGGTAGAGCCATACCTTCTGAAAAATGTTACGGTAAATTATCAAGGAAGTTTAATCCGTACCTATAAGATGGAGTATGAAACCGGGCAGTTTTCTAAAACAAGATTAAAAAGATTGTATCTTGATGGTGGAGATTCACCACAGAAATATGCTCTTTTAGGAGATTATGATTTTGAATATTATGATGATGTGGCAGACGGATCAATTTATGGGCCTAGTACAACTATTCAGGTTAATAACGCTAAAAATGTTTTTGGAGGCTTGGTTCAGGGACTTCTAACACCTTCGAGAATCAGCGGGAACAGTGCAACTGAAACCGGATTCAACTTCAGAGCCGCGGCAGGATTGAATTTATATTATCCTTCAAATGATGCTTACGGTCATATTATGTTTGGGCTTCCTTTTGGTTTTTCCAATACAGAGGCTAAAACAATGCAGCAACTGATCGATTTCAATGGTGACGGGATCCAGGATATGATCTATAAAGATAGCGGAGGATTGTATTTTAGTCAGGGATCACTTGCCAATGGAGCTTTATCTTTTGGTTCACCACAGCCATTACTGAACTTTAACAGTAATTTCTCTCTTACGAAAAGTAAATCTAGCAGCTCCGGATGGGACATGGGACTTTTCATTAAGAGCAGAAGTATGATTACTTCCAAATCAACCAGTACAACATCTACTTATCTTACAGATGGGAACTCGGATGGAGTAATGGATATCGTTCATAATGGTGAAGTTTGGTTTAATGCCGGACAAAATACTCCTGAAATGACCAAGCACAGTGAATACACTGAGAATATGATTTTGAAGGCGAAAGCTATTGCTGTTCCTTACAATCCTAAAACAGATCCTCCTTTGCAGGAACCTATAACACCTACTGTGGACGTTGTAAAAGTATGGATTGCTCCTAAGGATGGGTATATCAGGTTTACCGATCAGATTAATTTGGGGTTATTTTCATATATAACACCTTTTAAGGTACTGTATTCCGTAGAAATTCTGAATCCGATAGTTACCGGAGTTACAAAACACGGTAGGATATACATGACAGAATTGGATCAGAATAATGGGCCGTCTTCAGCTTCCATTAATATTGAAAGATATAACGATTACTATTCTCAGATTCAAGGAATGCTGCCAACCAATATTGATCATTTTGGAATTAATAACGGTAATCGTCTGTATGTAAAGAGTGGAGAAAAGGTATATATCAGACTTCATAAGAATAAAGATTTCAATGCAGAAGTGACTTCCAATCCAAAGGTTACTTATGTTGATGCAAATGGAAATGAATTGTCTAATACTTTTGAGCTTGCCCAAGATCAATTCTATTTAAATAACGGCAGTTATTCGGATAACTTCTTCTTGAATAATGAAATGGCTCCAGTTTATCTGGATACTCCAGGAACGGCAGAAATTTCAGTAGGATCAGTAATTTTCCCTTACAGTACAAGTGATTTTAAATTTAAAATTTACAAGGATAATATCAATGCAAATACTACTCAGGAAATCTATTCGCAATCGTTTCCTCAGAGTGATGTTTCGTTTGGAACTGGTTCTATATTACAGACCGTAACAGTAAATTCTGGCGAGCCGGTATATTTAAGATTTGTAGTAGAGTCGGATTCTCATGTAGCATCTATTACGAGTAACTGGCAGGGTAAAATTAATGTACAATATACTGCTAATACGCCTACTGCAGCCAATCCTGCAGCTACTACTTTTGTAGAATTTAATACAGTCCCTCAATATCCATCCTATGCAATTACTCAGTTTTCTGAGAAATTTAATGTGAAAAATTATACCAGCATTACTGGTACTCATGATTTTAAAGCGCAGATTAAAAAGAATATTACTAATTTTTCAACTTTAGGAGTCGGTTCTTTCTATTATATTATTAAAAGAGGAAATACAGCAATTGCCAAAAGAAAAGTTATTGTAGATAATACAAATAACTCGATTGAAGAGCAGGATATGATTCTTAATCAGCCAATTTCCGGAGTGTCACCTGTAACATTTTATACAGGAAGTATATCGGGAACATTATTAAAACCATGGTTGATTACCATCCAGGTGTATTGTAATACAGGTGCAGATTATGCTTTATTTAAAAGCTATTCCAACTATTTTTCTGGGAAACCTTTTAATATCTATTATGACAATAATATTTTAATAACAGATACTTCGCATACATCAATCAACTCTGCGATGTATAGCTCGAAAACAAAATTATTTAATAACTGGGGACAGTTCTTGTTTAATCAGGATCAGGCGTACCCTGTAATCACTGGAACTACCGATGGTTATGGTACATTGATTAATCCTGAAGCGCTTTCTGAAAACCCTACTACACAACCGCTTTATAGTAGTTGTTCTCAGCAATACCCGAATCCTAATCAGCAACAGCTTTTGGCAGAATGTATTGCAAACAGTATGGCAAACCCAAGTAATGGGAATTCTACAGCAGTGGTGATTTCTCCGATGAAGCCTTACTTGCTTAGACAAAGGAATCGTTTTTTACCACGATGGATAGGAACTGCACCGGAGCAATTTACATCAGCGATATCTTTTAAAGATGATGATACGCAGCCGGTTTATTTTACAAATCCTAATCCGGATCCTGCACCAGCAGTAATTCAGTCGATGGGTTCAACGCAGCTTTCTATTGATACCACAATGAAAGCTATTGATAGAAAAACGAGAAGTACCTCAAGAAACACAACGGATGGAGTTGCTATTTCACAAATTAACACCAATGCAGCAAACTCTATTACGGAGCTTCAATATCCTGGAAGTGTTGTCACTCAGGATTTCATGGATATGAACGGGGATGGATATCCCGATATGGTATATGCAGAATCCAGACAGCTGACCAGCAGTACCGGTGGATTAAGAGACGGAGAAACCAATCCTGTTTTCGGATATCCAACAGACTCTTACAGTTTACAGGAAATGAACTCTGTAGGATTCTCTTACAATGCTTATTCCGTAGGAGGAAGAACTGATGCTTTTGGAACCTCAAGCTCATCAGCGAAGCCGGATATGTCATTATCTTGGTCTGCCGGAGTTTCGGTAAGTGCCGGAGTTAATAAATATTTTAATTCTACAGATTATGCTAAAGAATATTATCTGGATATCAACGGAGATGGTTTACCGGATAGAGTAAGAAATGGAGGAACTTCCGGAGTTACTTACAGTTTAAACTTAGGTAAAAACTTCACAGGAAATGACAAATTTGAAAATCTTGTTTCTTACAGATCTCACCCTATTGGTGGAGTAAATGTTTCTATCGGAGGAGGTTTATCCGCAAGCTTACAATCATTGTCCAGTTTTGGATTCGGTATTACGGCCAGTGTAGGAGCATCTTCTTCAAAAGGATCTTCGGACGTATTGTATGAAGATATTAATGGAGACGGAATGACTGATATTCTGGAAGTTAATCATGGTAATAAAACAACTGCTGTAAGATATAACTTAGGAAATAAGTTTGATATTGCAAGACCTTTATTAAGATCGGCTTCTGCGATTGACTTTACAGAAGAAAATCAGTCTTATAACGGATCTTTGTCATTCGGTGGAAACTTAATGATCAACTTTGGTCCTATTACCATTGTACCGATTCTTCCGATCCTTATTTTATATATTAAGGCCGGAGCAGGAGCGAATGCCAACTTTGGAATCAATGTTTCTGAGGTTAAAAAGATATTCAAAGATATGAATGGTGACGGATATGCTGACTTGGTGATGGATAATGGTGGAAATGCTTTCACGGTTAACTATTCAAGAATTGGAAGAACAAATAAGCTGAAACAAGTAACCAGTAGAATTACACAGAGTAAATATACCGTTGATTATCAGTTTACTCAGCCGACTTATCAGGATCCTCATGCGAAATTAGTCGTTAAAGAAGTAAAAGTATTGAATCCGGATGTTTTTGATACCAACTATACCAACTCAAATGCATCTAAAGACATGGTGACAAGGTATACGTTTGAAAATTCTAAATATGACAGACGTGAGAGAGACAGCTTCGGTTTTGAAACGGTAACTCTCGAAGAGATGCTGGATGCTAATAATGCTTACCGTAAAACAGTAGATACATATTATAACAGCAGCTATTTCTTTAATGGATTGTTAAAGAGTAGCCAGATTTTTGACACAGGTGGATTGATTTCTGAAGTAAATAATACGTATAAATTATATAAATTTGTAAATAATGCATCAGAAATTGATGTCAACAATGCGATATTAAATCCAAGCATTTATGATACAGGAGGTAAGGAGGGTAGAAGAATGGCTATTGTACTTCTAAGTAAAAAGAGTAAAATAGCGTATGAAACAGGAGGAAGTATTCAGACATCTGAGGAAATGTTCTACAATTCAAAAGGACACCTAAAAAAATATCAGTATACAAGCCCGACTAAAATTTATAATTCTGAAATTGATTATTGGGATGGATTGAATAATAATATTGTAAATGTTCCTAAAGAGATTAGAGTATATGAAGGTACAGGAAATTCAAATTTATTAAGACAGAGAAAAAATTTAAACATTAATCCTAATAATGGGGATATAGGAGCGTATGCTGCTTTCGACGGATCAAACGATATTGAAACAGATTACACCTATGATTCTTATGGGAATATTGCGACCGTAGAATATCCTCCAAATGAGGCAGGACAGAGATATACCTTATATTATCAATATGATAATGCTACAAGTAAATATGTTACGATTGTTACCGATAACTTTGGATTAACTTCTACTTCTGAATATTATCCAAAATATGATGCTGTTAAGAAAAGTGTGGACATGACCGGCAATACGATGGAATATGGATACGATGGTTGTGGAAGAATGACTAGTGTTACTAGTCCGAATGATTATGGATCAAACCATGCGACCATTAATTACTCTTATTATTATGAGAATTTTGGTATTCCTAATACCAATATTGCTGTTAAAATATTTAAAGCGACAACATCGCATTACGTTGCAGAAACACCTGCTAATCCTATAAGAATTGATACGTATGCAGACATGTTAGGTAGAGTGATTCAGGTAAAAAAAGATGTTGAAATTAATGGTGTTGAAAGGAGGTCTGTATCTGGTCGACCAATATTTGATAAGTTCGGAAGAACAATCAGGCAATACCAACCATATGATGAACCGATAGGAACAAATAGCGGTAATATTAATGTATCATTCCCAACGATCGTTTATTCTACTGCTTCTGTATATGACGCTTCAGACAGGGTAATACAGGCGATAGATGAGGATAATCAGACCAAGTTTACAAAGTATGCAATCAATGGAAGTTTATTTAAAACTACGGTAGAATTTGATGTCATGAAATCTGAGACCTATACAAATGCCGAAGAAAAAATAATGTATAAATTAGATTATTTGGGTAACGTTCCTCTAAAGACGTCTTATGAATATAATTCTGTAGGCGAGCTTGTTACGGTAACAGATCCTGAGGGAATTTCTACATCTTATGAATATGATTTAGCAGGAAAAAGAGTGGGGATGAGCCATCCTGATAAAGGTAAAACTACATATGAATATGATGCTGCAGGTAGCCTTGTCAGATTTTCTACACCAAATCTGTCTAATGATCCTAATATCAGTACGCATTATATTCATTATTTATATGATCATAACAGGCTTACAGATATAGAGTTACCAAGCCTTCCGGATGGTTCAGTAAATCCAAATAATGTTCATTATGGATATTTGAATGGAGGTTATGGAAATAACTCGGGAAGAATGTACACAAAGAGCGATGGTACAGGATATACAGTTTATACCTATGGAAGAATGGGAGAGGTTGTGTCAGAAAACAGAACTGTTTTTGGATACAATATTCCTACCATGAATTTCCAAACCTTTTTCAATTATGATAGTTGGAATAGGATTAAGCAAATTACATATCCGGATAATGAAAATGTTTATTACAGATATGATTTAGGAGGAAATCTAAAGTCTGTAAGCAATGACCAACAGGATTATATTAAGGAAATTACGTATGATCTTTATGGGCAGAAAACAAAAGTAACCTACGGAAACGGAGTAGTTAACAGATTTAACTATGTACCGACAAAAAGGAGATTATCTACTGCTACCCTGGCTAACTCATCCGGAATTGGTTTCTTAGCCAATAGCTATAGATATGACTACAGAGGAAATATTGCCAAGCTTGAAAATCATTCAGACGTTTCTCCGAATGGAATGGGCGGACAGTACGTTTTCGAATACAAGTATGATACTTTAAATAGATTAATAGGTACAGAAGGAAGCTCAAGGCTTGTTGATAAAGCAGGTAACCCAATTACGCCTGGAACATCTCCGTTTTCGCAGAGTAATTCAGGTTTTAAACTTCATATGGAATACAATGACGCTGGAGGTATTCTAGAAAAGAATCAGGAACATTCGGTAGATCAGGTAGTAAATCAGAGAAATACCTACCATAATAAGTATGAATATATTGACGGTACCCATAAGATCCATAAGATCGGAGATAGCTATTTCGGAAATTCACAGGATTTTAAGTACGATGAAAATGGAAATACAACTATGCACAAAGATGAGTATAGGGTTCATGAAATGTCATGGGATGAGCAGGATAGATTAAAAGCTTTATCAGATGCAGATAACGGTCTTTATCAGTACTATATGTACGATGATAAAGGAGAAAGAACCATCAAATACAGCCTGATCGGCGGATCACAACTGTATCAGAACGGAGCTTTAGTAGATCCGGGAAGTATAAGCATCGATCATTATAAGTTGTATCCGAACCCGTATGTTGTAGTGACTTCCGACGGGCAGTACACCAAAAACTATTTTGAAGGAACAACCCGTTTTGCAAGCCGTATCGAGCCTCATAACGACATCTTTATACCAACTACCATAAAGGCACCGAATAAAGACACGAAAGAAATCAACCCAGAAACAGATTTCAGAACCTATTTACAGAAAATGGAGATAGACGGAGCAGTTTCGTCCGAATTGGGAACAGAAAAAGCACCTCCAGGAATGGGCGGACAGCCGGGATTGTATTATCTGCATGGGGATCATTTAGGAACAGCAAGTTTTGTTACGGATGATAATTCAGAAACGACACAGTTTTTCTTAAATTTACCATTTGGAGAAACGATGCTGGAACAGCAGTCGGGAGTGTATGATAATCCATATAAGTTTAACGCGAAAGAATTAGATTCTGAAACTGGATTGTATTATTACGGGGCAAGATATTACAATCCAAGAGTGAGCACTTGGTATGGTGTCGACCCACTGGCTGTTTATAATCCAGTAATGGAAACGCAGTTCTATGGTGATGGGCAGCATAATGGGGGTGTTTATAATTTGGGCAATCTGAATCCTTATATTTACACCTATCAGAATCCAATAAAATATATTGATCCAAATGGGAAACAAAACTTATCAGTTTGGTTAGACGATGCAATTGATTGGGTTCATGATGAAATAAAGCCTGTAAGAAGATTTTATAGATGGAGTAACAATAAAGATAATATTAGTGATAAACAAGAAAAAATCATTCTAGAGGCAAGTCCCCTAGGTGGACTAGTCAAATTTCGTGATTTTGTTGATAAATTATATCCTTATGTGAAACCTCAAGCAGGGATTAATAAGCCTTGTGGATGCTTTACTTCTGGGACACAAGTTTTAACAGAAAATGGATATAAAAATATTGAGGATATTAGAGAAGGTGATTTGGTTTGGGCTTATGACGATCAAAATGCAGATTTAAAGTTAAAAAAGGTTATCAATACTATTACTTTAGACTTTTCTCAAATTTATAAACTTTATATTGGTACAGAAGTAATTGAGGCTACTCATGAGCACCCATTTTTTGTAGGAGGTAAGTGGTTAAAAGTTGATGAGCTAAAAGTAGGTGATAATGTAACATTGTACGATGGAACTATAAAAAGAATTGATAAGATAGAGTTTATAAGTCATGGAAACTTCAAAGTACATAATTTTGAAGTTGAAGATTACCATTCATATTTTGTTGGAGAAAATAAAATTTTAGTTCACAATGGAAATCCATGTGCTTATGAGCCTATAAACTTACCAAAAGGTAGAGATGGACAACAGATAAAAGGAGCTGCACAAATTAATAAAGCCATAAAAGATTTAGCTGCAGGTAGATATGTAGAACCAAGATTGGACGATGATACATCTTTACACAAACAATATGACGTTTCAAGAACTAGAAACCCTTCTGCTACTCAAATTCTTTTTGATGGTGCTTTAGAATATAAAGTTGATGTACCTGGCGTAGGTGACAATTATCGATTATTATATAAAGCGTCTATTAATCAAGCCACAGGAAAATGGGAAGAACATGTTGGATATACTTATGATCACTATAGAACTATACATGAAGTTAAAAAGAAGTAA